AGGTCCCGGATCTCACCTTCCTGTCCCGGGGAGGCCAGCCCGCCCGCCGTCCCGGATGCCGCCGCAGTCGGGGCTTCCGGCTCGGGCCGGAAGCGCGCGCGCCCCGCCCCCGAGGCCCGCCCCCTCGTGACGTCAGATCGCCCCCGCCCGCCGCGCAGCTTCCCCGAGCAAGACCAAAACAGCTGGAATCCGGGCTGGAGCCGCAAGTCCGGCGGCGCGGGTGGCGGCACGTCCCTTCAGGTGGGTGGCTGTCTGGGTCTGGCGACTCAGCGCTCCTCAGCCTTGCCCCCTGGTGCCCGCTCGCGACTCCTCTCATCGCCCCATCACTTCTCGCTGCAGACAGCACCACAGGCACCTGGAGTACCGGCATCGGTCGCTTTGGCCCCCGAGTGTCCGTCAGAGCCTAGGGGAGCCCGCCCTCCCGCGCCTCGTCGTGGCCCGGCCAGGCACCTCGGCCGCCGGCGCACGGACGCGGGCACGGAGCAGTAGATCCCGGTGAGTGGAAGCGGGCCCGAAGCGGCCCTGCAGGCCCGACATCCGCCAGGCACCAGGGCTGGGAGGGGTGAGGGGCGTGCGCCGCAGTGCGGCTGCCCTGGCGTCGCCGCGGGGGGCAGGGCGCGCGGGGTTTGGGGCCTGCACGCGTGCCCTGAACGTTGGCATCTTTAGCTAACCTGTCTGCTCTGTCTTGCAGGCTGCTGGACCTCGGCACGTTGACAAGATTTCTCTGGGGTACCGCGGAGGATTACTTTGAATTTCGGTGGCCGCCTGTGGTCTGGAATATTTAGGTCTTAAGTCTATTATTTCGGGCACCATGACTTTGAGGCTTTTAGAAGACTGGTGCAGGGGGATGGACATGAACCCTCGGAAAGCGCTATTGATTGCCGGCATCTCCCAGAGCTGCAGTGTGGCAGAAATCGAGGAGGCTCTGCAGGCTGGTTTAGCTCCCTTGGGGGAGTACAGACTGCTTGGAAGGATGTTCAGGAGGGATGAGAACAGGAAAGTAGCCTTAGTAGGGCTTACTGCGGAGACTAGTCACGCACTCGTCCCTAAGGAGATACCGGGAAAAGGGGGTATCTGGAGAGTGATCTTTAAGCCCCCTGACccagataatacatttttaagcaGATTAAATGAATTTTTAGCGGGAGAGGGCATGACAGTGGGTGAGTTGACCAGAGCTCTGGGACATGAAAATGGCTCCTTAGACCCAGAGCAGGGCATGATCCCAGAAATGTGGGCCCCTATGTTGGCACAGGCATTAGAGGCTCTTCAGCCTGCCCTGCAATGCTTCAAGTATAAAAAGCTGAGAGTGTTCTCGGGCAGGGAGTCTCCAGAACCAGGAGAAGAAGAATTTGGACGCTGGATGTTTCATACTACTCAGATGATAAAGGCGTGGCAGGTGCCAGATGTAGAGAAGAGAAGGCGATTGCTAGAGAGCCTTCGAGGCCCAGCACTTGATGTTATTCGTGTCCTCAAGATAAACAATCCTTTAATTACTGTCGATGAATGTCTGCAGGCTCTTGAGGAGGTATTTGGGGTTACAGATAATCCTAGGGAGTTGCAGGTCAAATATCTAACCACTTACCAGAAGGATGAGGAAAAGTTGTCGGCTTATGTACTAAGGCTGGAGCCTTTGTTACAGAAGCTGGTACAGAGAGGAGCAATTGAGAGAGATGCTGTGAATCAGGCCCGCCTAGACCAAGTCATTGCTGGGGCAGTTCACAAAACAATTCGCAAAGAGCTTAATCTGCCAGAGGATGGCCCAGCCCCTGGTTTCTTGCAGTTATTGGTACTAATAAAGGATTATGAGGCAGCTGAAGAGGAGGAGGCCCTTCTCCAGGCAGTATTGGAAGGTAATTTCACCTGAGTCTCAGGGAACCACGAAGGGATATGGCAATGAGTAGAGCATGAAGGTAGAACAGTCTATATACTCTTGTGACACATACAGTCCCTACCTTGTGCTGCCAAGTAACTCATTTTTGTGCAATTCTCAGTATAAGCCCTTTGTCGTTTCTATGCCTATTTAAAGTCTCCTAAAGGTGTAATTGACTAGGAAGGATGTAGTTCTACACTGCCATTTACCTATTTAAATTCATCCTTGTGaatatctttgttgttgttgttgagacagagtctcgttctgtcacccaggctggagtgcagtggtgccatcttggcttactgcaccctccgccttccaggtttaagctattctcctgcctcagtctcccaagtagctgggactacaggcatgtgccaccacgcccagctaagttttgcattatcagtagagacggggtttcaccattttggccaggcttggtgacaaATGAGATATGGTGATCAATGAGATATGCTGACCAGATCTCATTGAAATATCAGCTTGTTTGGTACTAGGTGCAAGTGTAGCATGTCACATGTGACCATGTTGGATCATTGACAATTTTTAGGTATGTATTGACCTACATTTATGATGAAGATCCTGAGCGGAGGTTAAGATATTAAGTTGTTTTCTGTATGAATCAGAATTATATTGATTCTGTGCAATCAAAACAAAAGGCAGAATAGAATGCTGAGATTGGTTAAGTTTGCAATGACCATCTTGAACCACAGATTTCTGCTATGTATGTCATCAAAACATCTAGTTCTGAGTAACATTTTCACGATTGTTATAAAATGATAGGTGTGAACTTCTAAAATAAAGGAATGCTAACAAAATgactttgtctgttttgtttatatCACGGTTCCAAGAGTGATTTCATGTGAATAAAGAGTTCCCAAAGCATGAATCTGCAAACCACTGAACCTACACAGACTTAGTTTCTTGGACTCTTTCCTCTTGGTGCTCAGGAGTAGGAAACTGTTTTCTAAGTGAAGGGACCTTCTACCGAAGCAGTAAAACAATGGGATGAAACAAGACAGTGCACAAATTAGTGCAAGTAGTGCAGATGTATCAGTGTGTCAAAtttggaaggagaaggaaagaaatgaacatTGCATGCTGCTGCTTGGAAGATTGGACTAAAAGTTTCTCCATGTACTTTCCCATTTAATCCTCTTGAAGAAAGGTTGAGCAgtataatccttgcactttgagaggctaaggcaggaagattgcttgaacccaggagttcaagaacagcctgggcaacatagtgagaggtgacagcgtgctggcagtcctcacagccctcgctcgctctcggcgactcctctgcctgggctcccactttggtggcacttgaggaacgcttcagcccaccgctgcactgtgggagcccctttctgggctggccaaggcgggagccagctccttcggcttgcggggaggtgtggagggagaggcgccagcgggaaccagggctgcgcgccccacttgcgggccagctggagttccgggtgggtgtgggcttggcgggccctgcactcggagcagctggccggccctgccagccctgggcaatgaggggcttagcacccggaccagcggctgcggagggtgtactgagtcccccagcagtgccagcccaccggcgctgcgctcaatttctcactgggccttagctgccttcccacggggcagggctcgggacctgcagcccaccatgcctgagcctcccaccccctccatgggctcctgtgcggcccaagcctccccaacgagtgccaccccctgctccagggtgcccagtcccattgaccacccaagggctgaggagtgcgagcgcacggcgcgggactggcaggcagctccacctgcagccctggtgcaggatccactgggtaaagccagctgggctcctgagtctggtggagatgtggagaacctttatgtctagctcagggattgtaaacacaccaatcagcgccctgtgtctagctcgaggtttgtgagtgcaccaatcgacactctatctagctgctctggtggggccttggaaaatctttatgtctagctcagggattgtaaatacaccaatcggcactctgtatctagctcaaggtttgtaaacacaccaatcagcaccctgtgtctagctcagggtttgtgagtgcaccaatcgacactctgtatctagctgctctggtggggccttggagaacctttgtgtcgatactctgtgtctaactgatctgatggggacgtgagCCATGGTTGACAATTGCTGAAAGGTAGGATAAAGTCTTTCATAAAAGTACCCaaagctcagggattgtaaacgcaccaatcagcgccctgtcactgggctctaccaatcagcagggcgtgggtggggccagataagagaataaaagcaggctgcccgagccagcagtggcaacccgctcgggtccccttccacacaatggaagctttgttctttgcaataaatcttgctactgctcactctttgggtctacactgcttttatgagctgtaacactcacctcgaaggtctgcagcttcactcctgaagccagcgagcccacgagcccactgggaggaacaaacaactccagacgccccgccttaagaactgtaacactcaccgcgaaggtctgcagcttcactcctgagccaacgagaccacgaacccaccagaaggaagaaactccagacgcgccaccttaagagctgtaacactcaccgtgagggtcggcagcttcattcttgaagtcagtgagaccaagaacccaccaattccggacacaatagtAAGtacaaaacactttaaaaaactacccaggcatgatggtgtgcgcctgcagtccctgctactcaggaagctgaagctggaggactgcctgaggccaggaggtcaaggctgcagcatgCCATGATCGTACCGCGGCACTccaactgggtgacagagcaagaccctgtctaaaataaataaataaattaattaatttttaaaaacccacaataTAGGAAAACTCAGTTTCACACTTGTGGAAATGGGCACAAAATGTTAGATATTTGGtcaagggctgggcacagtggctcacgcctgtaatcccagcactttgggaggccgaggcgggtggatcacgacgtcaggaggtagagaccatcctggctaacagggtgaaaccccgtctctactaaaaatacaaaaaattagctgggcgtgggggcgggcacgtgtagtcccagctacttaggaggctgaggcaagagaatcacttgaacccaggaggcggaggttacagtgagccaagatagtgccactgcactccagcctgggcaaagcgagactctgtctcaaaaaaaaaaaaaaagaaatttggtcaAGGTGAAACATCCTTGGGCCAGAATTCTATCCTCTGTAGTAAGTGTAGTGATGATTAGGCCAGAATTCTATCCTCTGTAGTAAGTGTAGTGATGATTAGGCCAGAATTCTATCCTCTGTAGTAAGTGTAGTGATGATTAGGCCAGAATTCTATCCTCTGTAGTAAGTGTAGCGAGTGATTAGGCCAGAATTCTATCCTCTGTAGTAAGTGTAGTGATGATTAGGCCGGAATTCTTGTCTTTCTGCAAGGCCCATGTTCTTTCTACTgccaagaaagagaaacaatCATCAGGGTATCTATACCCAATAGCCTCACAAGGGAAGCAGGGCAGGCGTTGGCTCCATTTCGTAAGTGTCCATCTTATGTGCATTGGAGGggagtacagttgacccttgaacaatttGGGGCTTAGGGGAGCCAGCCCACTGCACAATCTGCACATAACTTTtgattcctcaaaaacttaactactattactgactggaagccttaccaataacagaAAGTTGgttaacatattttgtatgttatttgtattatatactatattaaagtaagctaaagaaaaaatgCTCTTAAAATTATATGGCCAtatgcggtggttcacacctgcaatcccagcactttgggaggtcaaggcaggtggatcacttgagtttagcagtttgagaccagcctggccaacatggtgaaaccccatctctactaaaaatacagattagctgggtatggtggcatgcacctgtaaccccagctacttgggaggctgaggcaggagaattgcttgaacctgggaggcggaggttgcagtgagctgagatggcaccacagcactccagcctggacaacagagcgagactgtgtctcaaaaaaaaaaaaaaaaggaagaaaatcataagaTAAACTATATTTACAATTCATTAaagaagtggatcatcataaaggcctTCATCCTGgttgtcatcttcacattgagcaGGCTGAGGGGGAAAGGGagagttggtcttgctgtctcagtggTGGCAGAGACGGAAGAAAATCTGTGGATAAGTGGACCTGTGTAGTTCAAGCTCCTGTTGCTCAGGAGTCAGCTGCACGTTATTCTGAATCAGAATCCTGCAAATTAAACACGTAGCAGTGGAGAATATGAGAATCTATAAGACCTGAACAGGTGGCATGGGTTATCTTttacccaaaaagaaaaaaaaaaatgaagcatggtTGACAATTGCTGAAAGGTAGGATAAAGTCTTTCATAAAAGTACCCAAATTTGGGATGTGCACCTTGGTTTTAGATTCAAAGGCATAGTATAATGTTTATGTTATGACTAAATGTCATGATTAAGTTCCCATAAGTTCTTCTATGATGGAAAGATAAATATTAGATGACATATGGACTCTGAAGAGATTAGAAGGTGTAATTCTGATCTTGTTTATATTTGTGTAGTCATTTGGAGTGTACAAGGCATTGTGACACGGGCCACTCACTTGCCCCCTCAGTAGTGGGAAGCAGACGTGGTGAGTGTGTGCACCCATGGGTGTTAATACAGGTTGCACCTCTCCGTATGTGAGGCACTGAGCTGAGGGCTTAAGATTGTGTCATTAGATTTAGACTATAATCCCTGCCCTGGAGGTCTATTCAGGGTCAGTGATGATAGCTGGCATTGAACAGCAGATACCAAGCACGAGTGAACACGTTTGATCCCACAATGAGCTCAGTCCttgattttccccattttacGGATAAGACTGAGAAGCTAAGTAACTCGCCCAGGGTTGCATAGCTAGTGAGTGGTAGGCTCAGACATTTCCAGAGTTCTCCATCTTAATGTATTCTATGCTGCCTTATTCAGAAACCTACTAtttccccatttgacagatgagaagcTTGAGGATCAGAAAGATTCAATGCCAGGGGCAAGGGCTCATAGCCTGATTCCAGAAAGCTGTTCTTAAGGTGTTCTGACGTGTATCTGGTAAACAccacataatttttgtttaagttaTGTTTATGGaatcatgtaaaataaaatatgctccCCTTAAATAGCTATGTttcaactgggcgtggtggctcatgcctgtaatcccagcactttgggagggcaaggcggacggatcacctgaggtcaggagtttgagatcagcctggccaacatggtgaaaccctgtctctactaaaaatagaaaaattagttgggcgtggtggcgggcacctgtaatcccagctactggggcggctgaggcaagagaattgcttgaacccaaaaggtggaggttgcagtgagctgagcttttgctactgcactccggcctaggcaacagagtgagctccacctcaaaaaaaaaaaaaagaaaccatcacAGATCACAGACTAGAGACTAAGGAGAGAGGTGGTGAACTAAATGTAATGTGTCCTGGAAGGGATCTTGGAACAGATAAAGGGCATGAGTGGAAAAGTGGGATCCAAGTACAGTTAGGAGGTTAGAGGTCACAGTAATGTGCCAATGTGAGTTTCCTGGAAGTGCCAAATGTATCATGGAAATGTAAAGTGTTAACAATAGGGGAAGTAGGTGAGAATACAGGAGCTCTCTGCACTCTTTGTAACTTATCTGTAAGCCTAAAACTACCAtaaaaaaatttccattgaaacACACACATATCTTGGGTTCCTAGATGTTTCAgcacaaagtaaaaaataataaaaaaaagaagggctgggtgaggtggctcacgcctgtgatcccagcactttgggaggctggggcaggctgatcgtttgagcccaggagttcaagactgacctgaccaacatagtgaaaccctgtctctacaaaaccacacgtgatggcgcatgcctgtggtcccagctacttgggaggctgaggtgggaggatctcttgagcctggggaagtcgaggctgcagtgagccgagcacgccactgcactccagcctgggcgacagagcaagaccctgtctcaaaaaaaaaaaaaaaatctatgtagtATATACACCATATGCATGGTAATAACAAATGACCTGAGGTGCCAACTAGTAAAACAagtcatttcattcattgaaaCACCACTAGGTGGCGGTTAGCACGAAGGGCAGGCCCCAGCCAAGCCAAAGCAGGGGAAAGGGATTCTTATGTAAACAGGGTCATATCTAACCCTGGAAAACTAGAACATTTCTCAAGcttttatgtagaaaaatattttttagtgctAAGTCTAGGACAATGACTTCTCTCTAGGTCCATGACATTCTAGAATCTTCTAATTCACTGGTCAGAGAGGCCTGGCCTCACCAAATGGATTGATCCCAGTCTTTAAGTGAGAACATTCTTCGTGATTCCACTTCACTCCCAGCTACAGCGTGTCTCAACATTAGAAACCAGATCAACTTCTGAAAGtcacttattttaaagaaaatgaaattgaggtttaggctaggcgcggtggctcccacctgtaatcccagcactttgggaggccgaggcaggcgatcacctgaggtcgggagttcgagaccagcctgaccaacatggagaaacctcgtctctacaaaaaacacaaaaattagccgggtgtattacatgcctgtaataccagctactcgggaggctgaggcaggagaatcacttgaacccaggaggcagaggttgtggtgagctgagattacaccactgcactccagcctgggcaacaagagtgaaactgtctcaaaaaaaaaaaaaaaaaagaaattcaggttCAAAGCACTATGGAGCTATAGTGGGTTCCCACATGCTCTCCTTATGCTGCTGCCAGCCAGCCTCACTCTGCTTTTAGAggtgttggttttttgttttgtcttgtttttttgagactgagtctcactctgtcacccaggctggaatgcagtgatgcgatctcggctcactgcaacctctgcctcctgggttcaagtaattcttccccctcagcctcccaaatagctgggattacaggcacctgccatcattcctggctaattttttgtatttttgtagagacggggtttcaccatgttggccaggctggtcttgaactcctgatctcaggtgatctgcctgcctcggcctcccaaagtgctgggattacagacgtgagccaccatgcctggcctagttttcttttccttttcttttttttttttttgaactggagtcttgctcttgttgcccaggctggagtgcaatggcgcgatctcagctcactgcaacctccacctcccaggttcaagcgattgtcctgcctcagcctcccgagtatctgggataacaggcatgtgccaccacacctggctaattttgtatttttagtagagacggagtttctccatgttggtcaggctggtctcaaatttcctacaggtgatctgctcgccttggcctcccaaagtgttgagattacaggcgtgagccgctgcacctggcctattcttaTATTACCATATAAACTGGGTAAGCATGTTAAATAAATTAGTGTCATTTAGTACACTGATTTACTGATAATTAGTCATTAATTCACTGTAAAGTAGGCTTGTAAGTCACCACCCTAAAAGGTGGGTTGGGAGTCAGAGGTTGGGTCTACAATAGTAGAATTCTACAGATGAGGcatgtgaggctcagagagggtgagaGGCTTTGCTCCAGGACACGAAGCTGAGTAGTGGTGGGGCCCAACAGGGAACCCGAATCTGAGGCTGCTtctgtcttgctctgtgacctgaGCTGAGATGCTTAATTCCTCTTCGACTTCAGTTTATTTACCTACAAAATCTGTGTTCTCTTTAGCTCTAAAACTCTGGTACTCAGAGGATTCTTTTGAGTATCTTTAAACTATaaactgggccgggtgcagtggctcacgcctgtaatcccagcactttaggaggctgaggtgggcagatcacttgagctcatgagtttgagaccagccaggccaacatggtgaaaccccatctctaccaaaaatacaaaaaattagttgggcgtggtcgtgcgcgcctgtaatcccagctacttaggaggctgaggcaggagaatcacttgaacccgggaggcagaggttgcagggaaccgagattacactactgcactccagcctgggcgacagagtgagactctgtctcaaaaacataaataagctATAAACTGACTCTAAGTTCTTAATATTTGTCATTTAGTATGCATTTCCAAATATTATCAGCATATCTTTTGATGAGTGTGCCTTTTAACTCTCCCACTAGATTCTATACTCCTCTTCAAGGAGTATCATATCCCTAGATAAGCCCAATACACTTGGAAGGTAATcaatatctcttttcttttttgagacatggttttactgtgttgcccaagctggagtgcaatggtgcagacACAGcccactgaagcctcaaactcttaggttcaagggatcctctgacttcagcctcctgagtagctgggaacacacacacacaccactatgcccagccaatcaatatttcttgttttttttttgttgtttttttttttgatacggagtctcactctgtcacccagggtggagtgcagtgccacgatcatgtttcactgcagccttgacctcccgggcccaaacaattctcccaccaccttagcctccggagtagctgggaccacaggcaggcaccaccatgcccagctaattttttgtcattgtttgtagggacagggtttcaccatgttgcccaggctggtctcaaacttttgagttcaagagatccacccgcctcagcgaGAGTAGGTATCAGGAAATGAATATAATCATTGGTGAACCTGTTTCTGACCTTGTGACCTAAACCCAATCCATTacctctcttctctgtctccaataacaataataataacacagCATAACTTATGCTACAGAAGAGACAATACTGTTCGCTACCACCCAGCACAGCAACTATTAAcccttttcctcttttgtaaTTGAGATTTGTTCACCCATTTTACAGAACTGTTAGTATCAGAGGAAGCTCAGCCTCTCTCTAGCCCTAATAGAAAGAGTGGGTGGtaaatcttttgttgttgttgtttttgtttgtttattttagagattgggtctcactctcTAGCCcttgctggaatgcagtggtgcaatcataggtcactgcagcctcagactcctgggctcaagtgatcctcctgcctcagcctcctgaaagaGTGGTAAATCTGATAAGTTTAAATGACTTGGTATCCTTTGCCAAACTGCTTGCTATAGGCGTGGGCAAATAATTCAGGTCTAGCCAGTGAAATATGAGCAGGTATTTTTTAACCTGTCTTCATAGGAGCGTAGACTCTGGTGCCAGATTGCCCCAGGTCGGATTCCAgcttcaggccgggcgtggtggttcacacctgtaataccagcactttgggaggccgaggcaggtggatcacttgaggtcagaagttcgagaccagcctggtcaacatggggaaaccctgtctctactaaaatacaaNNNNNNNNNNNNNNNNNNNNNNNNNNNNNNNNNNNNNNNNNNNNNNNNNNNNNNNNNNNNNNNNNNNNNNNNNNNNNNNNNNNNNNNNNNNNNNNNNNNNNNNNNNNNNNNNNNNNNNNNNNNNNNNNNNNNNNNNNNNNNNNNNNNNNNNNNNNNNNNNNNNNNNNNNNNNNNNNNNNNNNNNNNNNNNNNNNNNNNNNNNNNNNNNNNNNNNNNNNNNNNNNNNNNNNNNNNNNNNNNNNNNNNNNNNNNNNNNNNNNNNNNNNNNNNNNNNNNNNNNNNNNNNNNNNNNNNNNNNNNNNNNNNNNNNNNNNNNNNNNNNNNNNNNNNNNNNNNNNNNNNNNNNNNNNNNNNNNNNNNNNNNNNNNNNNNNNNNNNNNNNNNNNNNNNNNNNNNNNNNNNNNNNNNNNNNNNNNNNNNNNNNNNNNNNNNNNNNNNNNNNNNNNNNNNNNNNNNNNNNNNNNNNNNNNNNNNNNNNNNNNNNNNNNNNNNNNNNNNNNNNNNNNNNNNNNNNNNNNNNNNNNNNNNNNNNNNNNNNNNNNNNNNNNNNNNNNNNNNNNNNNNNNNNNNNNNNNNNNNNNNNNNNNNNNNNNNNNNNNNNNNNNNNNNNNNNNNNNNNNNNNNNNNNNNNNNNNNNNNNNNNNNNNNNNNNNNNNNNNNNNNNNNNNNNNNNNNNNNNNNNNNNNNNNNNNNNNNNNNNNNNNNNNNNNNNNNNNNNNNNNNNNNNNNNNNNNNNNNNNNNNNNNNNNNNNNNNNNNNNNNNNNNNNNNNNNNNNNNNNNNNNNNNNNNNNNNNNNNNNNNNNNNNNNNNNNNNNNNNNNNNNNNNNNNNNNNNNNNNNNNNNNNNNNNNNNNNNNNNNNNNNNNNNNNNNNNNNNNNNNNNNNNNNNNNNNNNNNNNNNNNNNNNNNNNNNNNNNNNNNNNNNNNNNNNNNNNNNNNNNNNNNNNNNNNNNNNNNNNNNNNNNNNNNNNNNNNNNNNNNNNNNNNNNNNNNNNNNNNNNNNNNNNNNNNNNNNNNNNNNNNNNNNNNNNNNNNNNNNNNNNNNNNNNNNNNNNNNNNNNNNNNNNNNNNNNNNNNNNNNNNNNNNNNNNNNNNNNNNNNNNNNNNNNNNNNNNNNNNNNNNNNNNNNNNNNNNNNNNNNNNNNNNNNNNNNNNNNNNNNNNNNNNNNNNNNNNNNNNNNNNNNNNNNNNNNNNNNNNNNNNNNNNNNNNNNNNNNNNNNNNNNNNNNNNNNNNNNNNNNNNNNNNNNNNNNNNNNNNNNNNNNNNNNNNNNNNNNNNNNNNNNNNNNNNNNNNNNNNNNNNNNNNNNNNNNNNNNNNNNNNNNNNNNNNNNNNNNNNNNNNNNNNNNNNNNNNNNNNNNNNNNNNNNNNNNNNNNNNNNNNNNNNNNNNNNNNNNNNNNNNNNNNNNNNNNNNNNNNNNNNNNNNNNNNNNNNNNNNNNNNNNNNNNNNNNNNNNNNNNNNNNNNNNNNNNNNNNNNNNNNNNNNNNNNNNNNNNNNNNNNNNNNNNNNNNNNNNNNNNNNNNNNNNNNNNNNNNNNNNNNNNNNNNNNNNNNNNNNNNNNNNNNNNNNNNNNNNNNNNNNNNNNNNNNNNNNNNNNNNNNNNNNNNNNNNNNNNNNNNNNNNNNNNNNNNNNNNNNNNNNNNNNNNNNNNNNNNNNNNNNNNNNNNNNNNNNNNNNNNNNNNNNNNNNNNNNNNNNNNNNNNNNNNNNNNNNNNNNNNNNNNNNNNNNNNNNNNNNNNNNNNNNNNNNNNNN
The sequence above is drawn from the Nomascus leucogenys isolate Asia chromosome 22a, Asia_NLE_v1, whole genome shotgun sequence genome and encodes:
- the MOAP1 gene encoding modulator of apoptosis 1 encodes the protein MTLRLLEDWCRGMDMNPRKALLIAGISQSCSVAEIEEALQAGLAPLGEYRLLGRMFRRDENRKVALVGLTAETSHALVPKEIPGKGGIWRVIFKPPDPDNTFLSRLNEFLAGEGMTVGELTRALGHENGSLDPEQGMIPEMWAPMLAQALEALQPALQCFKYKKLRVFSGRESPEPGEEEFGRWMFHTTQMIKAWQVPDVEKRRRLLESLRGPALDVIRVLKINNPLITVDECLQALEEVFGVTDNPRELQVKYLTTYQKDEEKLSAYVLRLEPLLQKLVQRGAIERDAVNQARLDQVIAGAVHKTIRKELNLPEDGPAPGFLQLLVLIKDYEAAEEEEALLQAVLEGNFT